From the Tachyglossus aculeatus isolate mTacAcu1 chromosome 21, mTacAcu1.pri, whole genome shotgun sequence genome, one window contains:
- the LOC119941916 gene encoding acyl-coenzyme A synthetase ACSM5, mitochondrial-like, with product MRPFLGVRLLKALQTSQWSFCSFHLRCRGLAPQKIFSAFEAMSLGQQEIPEYFNFAHDVLDVWCQIEKNGKRPPNPAFWWINGQGEEVKWSFEELGTLSRKAANVLMEASGLERGDQVLVVLPRIPEWWLVNVACMRTGVVFIPGTTQLTAGDIAYRLQASQAKAIVTSDPLAAQVDAVGAECPALKTKLLVSDNCRPGWLNFRKLFTVASTEPKM from the exons ATGAGGCCATTCCTGGGAGTCCGCCTCCTCAAGGCTCTGCAGACTTCCCAGTGGtccttctgctctttccatctcCGGTGCAGAGGCCTGGCTCCTCAGAAGATCTTTTCTGCCTTTGAAGCCATGAGTCTGGGACAGCAGGAGATACCGGAGTATTTTAACTTTGCCCATGACGTATTGGATGTCTGGTGCCAAATAGAGAAG AATGGGAAACGCCCTCCAAACCCCGCTTTCTGGTGGATCAATGGCCAAGGAGAGGAGGTGAAGTGGAGTTTTGAAGAGTTGGGGACTCTGTCCAGGAAAGCAGCTAATGTCCTCATGGAAGCAAGTGGTTTAGAGAGGGGAGACCAAGTGCTGGTAGTTCTTCCACGCATTCCTGAATGGTGGCTGGTGAATGTGGCTTGTATGCGAACAG GGGTGGTCTTCATCCCAGGCACAACCCAGCTGACTGCCGGAGACATTGCTTACAGGCTGCAGGCATCACAGGCCAAAGCCATAGTCACCAGCGACCCCCTTGCTGCCCAAGTCGATGCTGTGGGTGCCGAATGCCCTGCCCTGAAAACCAAGCTTCTGGTGTCTGACAACTGCCGGCCGGGATGGCTGAATTTCAGGAAGCTGTTTAC AGTGGCATCTACCGAGCCCAAAATGTGA